DNA sequence from the Patescibacteria group bacterium genome:
CCGTACCCGCATGCACAGAGATTATTGCATTACCTTCATCATATCTCTCGCCGAATAAAACATAAAATTCATACTGCTCATACTTATCCTTGAGTTCTTGATATTTCACCTGTGCCTCATCGTGAAGCGAAGTATCACCCTCGTTTTGTGCCCAGGCCACCATCTCCTCTAAATCCGTAATTTCTTTTTTTAAATTAATCCACTCCTCCACCTCCTTTTTCAAATCCTCGGTCTCTCGACTCACCCGCACAGCCTCCTCCTGATTATCCCAAAACCCCTCCGCATTCATCCGAAATTCAGCTTCCATCATCCGCGCTTGCTTGCGATCAATATCCAAAAGCCGCCAAGTCTCAATAACCCGCTCGCGCAATTCTTCTAGATTTTTAATTAGATTTTCCATTAATTATTTCTTTGGAATCAATTTCTGTATCTCCGGTGGTAAAGATTTTATGTCAATTTTTTTAAGATCCACTCCAGTCACTGCACCGTCAACCGGTTGTCCCATATTTAAAAGCTGTTGATATTGACCAAGCGCATTTTTCAATAATGGTGTTAAGTAAATAGCACTCAAAATTAACGGCAAGAAAATAATTAAAAATTTTAAAAAGCCTCCGACTTTGGACCAAAAAATAAAGCTATTCATTTTCTTCATCATGACATGCATCTCTTCGCTAAGTTGCAAGTTTTTCTTCACCATCTCGCGAACATCGCCATCTGTAAGCGAGCCACCTTCATTTAAATTTTGTGTAACTGTCATAAAATTTTATTAATTTTTAAATTTATATATTTTAAAAAAATAAACTTATCTTACCTCGCAAAAATCCACATACATCTTTCCAACTTCGCACATCTTTTCCATATCGGCATCACTATATGTAGTGGCATTTTTAAAAGCATTATTCACCAATTCTACATCCGATTTAAAAGGTTGTAAAAACCATTTCTGCGCGCCCTTGATCATCTCTCCCATTTTCGCAACATCGTCAAACTCATGCAAGCCAGGCACAATAGTGCTACGAAATTCATAAGATAGACCGCTGGCTTTGATCAAAGAAATAGTTTCTGCCAAATCATCCTTGTTTATTTGCGCACCCACCACCAGGTCATATTTTTCAAAAGGTCCTTTAATATCCATGGCAATATAGTCAATCAAGCTTTGTTCTAATAAATTTTTAAGAGCTTGTGGGTTGGTGCCGTTGGTATCAAGCTTCACTTTAAAACCAAGATCTTTTAATTTTTTTATAAATTCTGGCAAATCATGATGCAATGTCGGCTCACCGCCAGTTACGACCACAGCATCAATCTTGCCCACACGTGTTTGCAAAAACTCAAAGAGGTCGCTCTCTTGAATCTGATTAAAACCAGTCCCAAGAGAACGACCTTTTTCTTTGTCATCCGAAGATGATATTCGTCCCGGCTCGACAAGCATAGGATTATAACAAAAATGGCAACGGAAATTGCAACCAGAGGTAAAAACAATTGCAGCCAAATGCCCAGGGTAATCGATTAAACTAAATTTCTCTAATCCGCCAATGATCATAAACTATCAAATAACAGCACTGCTTTCATCGCCAAGGAGTCCGCCATGGCGAACTCCAAGACAACATAGTGCTTTACAATTAATTAACAACCACAACCATCTACTTCGTATGTTTTTCGATCTACATATTCTGACTTCTTACCATTGTTCCAATTACGAGTTGGGGTGATCCACCCTACCACGCGGCTGTAGATTGTGCATTCTTGTCTTTGTGTTTGTATTGGGCTCATATTGTTTGATATGAAATAGAATTTAAAATTAAGTAATAATCCTCCTAATTATTAAATTTTATTTTCGATATTTTTATTTTAATTATATTAAATAATTGATTAGCTTAATGAATGAATTAAGTTTCTCTCATTGTCATCATTGCCTTCAACACGCTCTACAATACGTCTCTCGCCAACTGGCTCTCCATGTCTAGTAATAATTTCAACTCCTGACACTTCACCTTCGACATAACCGATTTCCTTGTCACACTTTGGACAATACTTATGCTCCCCGGATAAATAGCCATGCTTAGGGCAAATCGAGAATGTTGGAGTAATCGTAAAGTATGGCAATTTATATGTCTCAGCAATTCTCTTAACCAATGCCTTGCAAGACTCAATATCTTTAATGCGCTCACCAATAAAGCCGTGTAAAACCGTGCCGCCAGTATATTTTGTTTGCAAATTATCTTGCAAGTCTAGCGCTTCAAAAATATCAGTTGTATGACCAACCGGTAAATGGGTTGAATTGGTATAATAAGGATTAGCCCCTTGATTCTTAACCGCATCGTCATTAGCTACAATAATGTTCGGATATAATTCCTTGTCCTTCTTGGCAAAACGATAGGTCGCACCTTCAGCCGGTGACGCTTCGAGGTTGTATAGATTATTAGTTTCATTTTGGTAATCCATTAACTTCTCACGCATGAAATCCAATATTTCTTCAGCTAATTCTTTACCTTCCTTGCTAGCAATATCACGGTGAATAAAGTTCAAAAGAGCCTCATTCATGCCGTTGATACCAATAGTATTGAAATGATTCTGCCAGTAAGTTCCGAATCTTTCTTTAACGTTTTGCAGATAATGCGCTGAGTAGGGATAAAGACGGTCATCACTATATTTCTCGATAATTTTTCTCTTGATTTCCAAACTCTCTTTTGCCAAATCCATCAATTTCAACAATCTATTTTTGAAATCTTCTTTGTCTTTTGCTAAATAGCCAATACGCGCGAGGTTGATTGTCACTACCCCCAAAGAACCTGTTTGCGGATTAGCACCAAACAAACCACCACCTCGCTTGCGCAATTCACGATTGTCTAATCGTAAACGACAACACATACTACGTGCATCGTCACGGTCCATATCGGAATTAATAAAGTTTGAAAAGTACGG
Encoded proteins:
- a CDS encoding anaerobic ribonucleoside-triphosphate reductase activating protein, with amino-acid sequence MIIGGLEKFSLIDYPGHLAAIVFTSGCNFRCHFCYNPMLVEPGRISSSDDKEKGRSLGTGFNQIQESDLFEFLQTRVGKIDAVVVTGGEPTLHHDLPEFIKKLKDLGFKVKLDTNGTNPQALKNLLEQSLIDYIAMDIKGPFEKYDLVVGAQINKDDLAETISLIKASGLSYEFRSTIVPGLHEFDDVAKMGEMIKGAQKWFLQPFKSDVELVNNAFKNATTYSDADMEKMCEVGKMYVDFCEVR
- a CDS encoding anaerobic ribonucleoside-triphosphate reductase; translation: MSPIQTQRQECTIYSRVVGWITPTRNWNNGKKSEYVDRKTYEVDGCGC